One region of Cottoperca gobio chromosome 19, fCotGob3.1, whole genome shotgun sequence genomic DNA includes:
- the mazb gene encoding myc-associated zinc finger protein isoform X1: MDAAWSNFLFQNTPTQNQVEGSLQSELMQVHTSSPQTPPTEHIAQPPSTVDTAALSEEPLPGEGHCTASYTCGADKMKAVSRPARVPHICAICNKQFKNNYNLRRHQSVHTGVRMKDRAREQAEGAKEGAAGQVAAPSAMAVGAGGRVERPTVPLSLLHLSAPPPLGPPGVLAGALQPPLSSQDGEGVAMANVMASVNPHAPPPAAVVMATGATVQRPANPNPNPVRKNHACETCGKAFRDVYHLNRHRLSHSDEKPFSCPICQQRFKRKDRMSHHVRSHQGGVEKPYVCPHCGKAFSRPDHLNSHVRQVHSSERPFKCPTCESSFATKDRLRAHMIRHEEKVPCHICGKLLSAAYITDHMRVHNQSQHHACHLCNRSFTTLTYLRVHAQKHHGQEWKDSPGGFGGTASGGILVCHLCGIHCKTPTQLQGHMGTHGNSQGIPSPITSNVAASSSVSLSNMVTAPTVYVTGNTVVDLLVTDCSSIAAPQSHS, encoded by the exons ATGGATGCTGCTTGGAGCAATTTTCTCTTCCAG AATACTCCCACCCAAAACCAAGTGGAGGGGAGCCTCCAATCAGAGCTCATGCAAGTGCATACGAGTTCTCCCCAAACCCCACCCACAGAGCACATAGCACAGCCTCCTTCAACTGTGGACACTGCTGCTCTCAGTGAGGAACCCCTGCCTGGTGAGGGACACTGCACTGCATCCTACACCTGTGGAGCTGACAAGA TGAAGGCAGTGTCTCGGCCGGCCCGCGTGCCCCACATCTGTGCCATCTGCAACAAGCAGTTCAAGAACAACTACAACCTGCGGCGGCACCAGTCGGTCCACACTGGGGTACGCATGAAGGACAGGGCCAGAGAGCAGGCGGAGGGGGCAAAGGAGGGAGCGGCGGGCCAGGTGGCGGCCCCGTCGGCGATGGCGGTGGGGGCTGGAGGGAGGGTGGAGAGGCCCACTGTTCCCCTCTCCCTGCTACACCTCTCCGCACCTCCCCCTCTCGGCCCTCCCGGCGTGCTGGCGGGGGCCCTGCAGCCCCCTCTGAGTAGTCAGGATGGTGAAGGGGTTGCCATGGCTAACGTAATGGCTAGTGTTAACCCCCACGCTCCGCCTCCTGCTGCTGTCGTCATGGCCACAGGGGCGACAGTACAG CGGCCCGCAAATCCCAACCCAAACCCGGTGAGGAAGAACCACGCCTGCGAGACATGCGGGAAGGCTTTCCGCGACGTTTACCACCTCAACCGCCATCGCCTGTCCCACTCAGACGAGAAGCCGTTCTCCTGTCCCATCTGCCAGCAGCGCTTCAAGAGGAAGGACCGCATGAGCCACCACGTGCGTTCCCACCAGGGCGGTGTGGAAAAACCTTACGTTTGCCCCCATTGTGGCAAGGCCTTCTCCAG GCCTGACCATCTAAACAGTCACGTCAGACAGGTGCACTCCTCGGAGCGACCCTTCAAATGCCCG ACCTGTGAGTCCAGCTTTGCCACGAAGGATCGTTTGCGTGCGCACATGATTCGCCATGAGGAGAAGGTCCCCTGCCACATCTGTGGGAAGCTCCTGTCTGCTGCTTACATCACAGATCATATGAGGGTGCACAACCAGTCACAGCACCACGCTTGCCATCTCTGTAACCGCA GCTTCACCACGCTGACGTACCTTCGTGTCCACGCCCAGAAGCACCACGGCCAGGAGTGGAAGGACAGTCCGGGGGGCTTCGGCGGCACAGCCTCCGGTGGCATACTCGTCTGCCACTTGTGCGGCATCCACTGCAAGACACCCACCCAGCTCCAGGGGCACATGGGCACCCATGGCAACAGCCAGGGTATCCCGAGTCCCATCACCTCTAATGTGGCTGCCAGCAGCTCTGTCTCCCTTAGCAACATGGTGACGGCGCCTACTGTGTATGTCACCGGCAACACGGTGGTGGACTTGCTTGTCACAGACTGCTCGAGCATTGCGGCGCCACAGTCCCACAGTTAG
- the mazb gene encoding myc-associated zinc finger protein isoform X2 — protein MDAAWSNFLFQNTPTQNQVEGSLQSELMQVHTSSPQTPPTEHIAQPPSTVDTAALSEEPLPVKAVSRPARVPHICAICNKQFKNNYNLRRHQSVHTGVRMKDRAREQAEGAKEGAAGQVAAPSAMAVGAGGRVERPTVPLSLLHLSAPPPLGPPGVLAGALQPPLSSQDGEGVAMANVMASVNPHAPPPAAVVMATGATVQRPANPNPNPVRKNHACETCGKAFRDVYHLNRHRLSHSDEKPFSCPICQQRFKRKDRMSHHVRSHQGGVEKPYVCPHCGKAFSRPDHLNSHVRQVHSSERPFKCPTCESSFATKDRLRAHMIRHEEKVPCHICGKLLSAAYITDHMRVHNQSQHHACHLCNRSFTTLTYLRVHAQKHHGQEWKDSPGGFGGTASGGILVCHLCGIHCKTPTQLQGHMGTHGNSQGIPSPITSNVAASSSVSLSNMVTAPTVYVTGNTVVDLLVTDCSSIAAPQSHS, from the exons ATGGATGCTGCTTGGAGCAATTTTCTCTTCCAG AATACTCCCACCCAAAACCAAGTGGAGGGGAGCCTCCAATCAGAGCTCATGCAAGTGCATACGAGTTCTCCCCAAACCCCACCCACAGAGCACATAGCACAGCCTCCTTCAACTGTGGACACTGCTGCTCTCAGTGAGGAACCCCTGCCTG TGAAGGCAGTGTCTCGGCCGGCCCGCGTGCCCCACATCTGTGCCATCTGCAACAAGCAGTTCAAGAACAACTACAACCTGCGGCGGCACCAGTCGGTCCACACTGGGGTACGCATGAAGGACAGGGCCAGAGAGCAGGCGGAGGGGGCAAAGGAGGGAGCGGCGGGCCAGGTGGCGGCCCCGTCGGCGATGGCGGTGGGGGCTGGAGGGAGGGTGGAGAGGCCCACTGTTCCCCTCTCCCTGCTACACCTCTCCGCACCTCCCCCTCTCGGCCCTCCCGGCGTGCTGGCGGGGGCCCTGCAGCCCCCTCTGAGTAGTCAGGATGGTGAAGGGGTTGCCATGGCTAACGTAATGGCTAGTGTTAACCCCCACGCTCCGCCTCCTGCTGCTGTCGTCATGGCCACAGGGGCGACAGTACAG CGGCCCGCAAATCCCAACCCAAACCCGGTGAGGAAGAACCACGCCTGCGAGACATGCGGGAAGGCTTTCCGCGACGTTTACCACCTCAACCGCCATCGCCTGTCCCACTCAGACGAGAAGCCGTTCTCCTGTCCCATCTGCCAGCAGCGCTTCAAGAGGAAGGACCGCATGAGCCACCACGTGCGTTCCCACCAGGGCGGTGTGGAAAAACCTTACGTTTGCCCCCATTGTGGCAAGGCCTTCTCCAG GCCTGACCATCTAAACAGTCACGTCAGACAGGTGCACTCCTCGGAGCGACCCTTCAAATGCCCG ACCTGTGAGTCCAGCTTTGCCACGAAGGATCGTTTGCGTGCGCACATGATTCGCCATGAGGAGAAGGTCCCCTGCCACATCTGTGGGAAGCTCCTGTCTGCTGCTTACATCACAGATCATATGAGGGTGCACAACCAGTCACAGCACCACGCTTGCCATCTCTGTAACCGCA GCTTCACCACGCTGACGTACCTTCGTGTCCACGCCCAGAAGCACCACGGCCAGGAGTGGAAGGACAGTCCGGGGGGCTTCGGCGGCACAGCCTCCGGTGGCATACTCGTCTGCCACTTGTGCGGCATCCACTGCAAGACACCCACCCAGCTCCAGGGGCACATGGGCACCCATGGCAACAGCCAGGGTATCCCGAGTCCCATCACCTCTAATGTGGCTGCCAGCAGCTCTGTCTCCCTTAGCAACATGGTGACGGCGCCTACTGTGTATGTCACCGGCAACACGGTGGTGGACTTGCTTGTCACAGACTGCTCGAGCATTGCGGCGCCACAGTCCCACAGTTAG